In a genomic window of Nakamurella alba:
- a CDS encoding helicase associated domain-containing protein, which produces MEHGFRPDDETWTAHLEHLAHHLRVRGLLPSTAVGTDVVERRLAYWLITQRREERMRTLLPHRREQLDQAVPGWRTHRPMWA; this is translated from the coding sequence ATGGAGCACGGATTCCGCCCCGACGACGAGACGTGGACCGCCCACCTCGAACACCTCGCGCATCACCTACGGGTACGCGGCTTGCTCCCATCCACCGCCGTCGGCACGGACGTCGTCGAGCGTCGTCTGGCCTATTGGCTAATCACACAACGACGTGAAGAACGGATGCGGACCCTGCTCCCGCACCGGCGGGAGCAACTCGACCAAGCCGTGCCCGGCTGGCGCACACACCGCCCGATGTGGGCGTGA